From a single Chitinophaga sp. Cy-1792 genomic region:
- a CDS encoding DUF4160 domain-containing protein — MEMWSPYASNFNNPIRYKDFLGDEPDDGLWGRLQQAVINVKDQIISAALGAGNAYVTNQFTAGIGRKYFSETGLTGNNAIAYQIGQKGADAYSTIQGAIEVLGSGVDEVLTVGVATPIAVPALIHGTVATVVSVKNLATPIKFSEGGTTKSGGKYTEPTLPSKTVADNGKVKAEHYTRSGDHGPPHVHVKGGGPETKVGQNGKPTDGSPELTPTQQKFVNEFKSDIRSALKKIGRWYNYNRQ; from the coding sequence ATGGAGATGTGGTCTCCTTATGCCTCAAATTTCAACAACCCAATTAGATATAAAGACTTTTTAGGAGATGAGCCCGATGATGGTTTGTGGGGTAGGTTGCAACAGGCGGTAATAAATGTCAAAGATCAAATTATCTCTGCTGCTTTGGGGGCCGGAAATGCATACGTAACTAATCAATTTACGGCGGGTATAGGCCGCAAATACTTTAGTGAAACTGGGTTGACGGGAAATAATGCAATAGCCTACCAAATTGGCCAAAAAGGGGCAGATGCATATAGTACTATTCAAGGTGCCATTGAAGTTCTCGGTTCTGGAGTTGACGAAGTATTAACTGTAGGTGTAGCGACTCCTATTGCAGTTCCCGCATTAATCCATGGAACAGTTGCAACTGTAGTTTCTGTAAAAAATTTGGCTACACCGATTAAGTTTTCTGAAGGAGGTACCACTAAATCAGGAGGGAAATATACAGAACCTACTCTGCCATCAAAAACAGTGGCAGATAATGGGAAAGTAAAGGCAGAGCATTATACGAGAAGTGGAGATCATGGTCCTCCACACGTACATGTAAAGGGAGGGGGGCCAGAAACTAAAGTTGGGCAAAATGGAAAACCAACTGATGGATCTCCAGAGTTGACACCTACTCAACAAAAATTTGTAAATGAATTTAAATCAGATATTCGCAGTGCATTGAAAAAGATTGGGCGCTGGTATAACTATAATAGACAATAG
- a CDS encoding macro domain-containing protein — translation MIHYIPTGDIFQLPETKNYAHGCNCAGAMGKGIAVAFKEKFPEMYLSYKQLCKTGNFKPGDVFTYKYQDGYVFNVGTQKSWTTPATLDTVTQGLDKMMKEATTAGVDNIALPRIGAGLGKLDWEEVKRVINHIGDAYPHIDLYVVENYSLI, via the coding sequence ATGATTCATTACATACCGACAGGAGATATCTTCCAGTTACCGGAAACAAAAAACTATGCACATGGCTGTAATTGTGCAGGTGCCATGGGAAAAGGCATTGCAGTCGCATTTAAGGAGAAATTTCCGGAAATGTATCTCAGCTATAAACAGCTTTGCAAAACGGGTAATTTTAAACCCGGAGACGTATTTACCTACAAATACCAGGACGGTTATGTATTTAACGTAGGTACACAGAAAAGCTGGACAACCCCGGCTACTTTAGATACTGTTACGCAGGGGCTTGATAAAATGATGAAAGAAGCAACTACGGCAGGCGTGGATAACATCGCATTACCAAGAATAGGCGCAGGTTTGGGAAAGCTGGACTGGGAAGAGGTAAAACGGGTTATTAATCATATTGGTGATGCATATCCGCATATTGATTTGTATGTTGTGGAGAATTATAGTTTAATATAA